In Gossypium raimondii isolate GPD5lz chromosome 12, ASM2569854v1, whole genome shotgun sequence, a single window of DNA contains:
- the LOC105764015 gene encoding uncharacterized protein LOC105764015 isoform X2 → MVEEMAPLRSIGYVDPGWEHGTAQDERKKKVKCNYCGKVVSGGIFRLKQHLARLSGEVTHCEKVPEEVCLNMRKNLEGCRSGRKRRQLDYEQAALSIQSNEYSDGEDASASYKHKGKKVMGDKNLVIKFTPLRSLGYVDPGWEHCVAQDEKKRRVKCNYCEKIISGGINRFKQHLARIPGEVAYCEKAPEEVYLKIKENMKWHRTGRRHRKPDTKEISTFYMHSDNEDEGGEEEGYLQCISKDILAIDDKVSDNDIRNNVRGRSPGSSGNGAEPLLKKSRLDSVFLKSLKSQTSAHYKQPRARTGFEKKTHREVISAICKFFYHAGIPSNAANSPYFHKMLELVGQYGQGLQGPSSRLISGRLLQEEIANIKEYLVELKTSWAITGCSVMADSWNDAQGRMLINFLVSCPRGVYFLSSVDATDIIEDAVHLFKLLDKAVDEVITRNTLSFRNAGKMLEEKRRNLFWTPCAVYCIDRMLEDFVNIKWVGECVDKAKKVTRFIYNNTWLLNFMKKEFTKGQELLQPAVTKFGTNFFTLQSLLDQRVGLKRMFQSNRWLSSRFSKSDEGKEVEKIVLNVSFWKKMQYVKKSFEPVAEVLQRIGSDKIRSLPFIYNDICRTKLAIKAIHGDDVRKYGPFWSVIESNWSPLFHHPLYVAAYFLNPSYRYRPDFLMNPEVIRGLNGCIVRLEADNGKKIAASMQIPDFVSAKADFGTDLAISTRSELDPASWWQQHGISCLELQRIAIRILSQTCSSIGCEHNWSAFDQVHIKRHNCLSRKRLNDQTYVHYNLRLRERQLGRKPDELVSFDSAMLESVLDDWLVETEKLAMHEDEEIIYTEVEQFCGDDMDEHESEEKRPAEMVTIAGFIEPLDVIPSAGGVTTDDDGLDFLDDDLTD, encoded by the exons ATGGTTGAAGAGATGGCCCCACTTCGTTCCATAGGATATGTTGATCCTGGGTGGGAGCATGGCACTGCTCAAGatgaaaggaagaagaaggTTAAATGCAACTACTGCGGGAAAGTAGTCAGTGGTGGGATATTTAGATTGAAGCAACATTTAGCCAGATTGTCTGGTGAAGTTACTCATTGTGAAAAGGTTCCCGAAGAAGTATGCTTGAATATGAGAAAAAATCTGGAAGGATGTCGTTCTGGTAGAAAACGGAGGCAATTAGATTATGAGCAAGCTGCTCTAAGTATCCAATCTAATGAGTACAGTGATGGAGAAGATGCTTCTGCAAGTTATAAACACAAAGGCAAGAAAGTGATGGGTGACAAGAACTTGGTTATCAAGTTTACCCCTCTTCGGTCATTAGGATATGTAGACCCAGGATGGGAGCATTGTGTTGCTCAAGatgagaagaagagaagagtaAAATGCAACTattgtgaaaaaataataagtgGGGGCATCAATCGGTTTAAGCAACATCTTGCTAGGATCCCTGGAGAAGTTGCCTACTGCGAGAAGGCACCTGAAGAGGTATatctaaaaatcaaagaaaacatgaaatgGCACCGAACTGGCAGAAGGCATCGGAAACCTGATACCAAGGAGATATCCACGTTCTACATGCACTCAGATAATGAGGATGAAGGTGGAGAGGAGGAGGGGTATTTGCAATGCATAAGCAAGGATATATTGGCTATAGATGATAAAGTTTCTGACAATGATATTAGAAATAATGTCAGAGGTAGATCTCCTGGTAGTAGTGGTAATGGTGCTGAACCACTACTCAAAAAATCAAGACTGGATTCAGTATTTTTGAAGTCTCTGAAAAGCCAGACATCAGCACACTACAAACAACCAAGGGCTAGAACAGGCTTTGAGAAGAAAACTCACAGAGAAGTGATATCTGCCATCTGCAAATTCTTTTACCATGCAGGAATCCCTTCTAATGCAGCTAACTCTCCATATTTCCATAAAATGCTGGAACTGGTTGGTCAGTACGGGCAAGGTTTGCAAGGTCCTTCAAGTCGACTGATATCTGGTCGTCTCCTTCAGGAGGAAATTGCTAATATTAAGGAGTACTTAGTGGAGCTTAAGACATCTTGGGCGATCACTGGTTGTTCTGTTATGGCTGACAGTTGGAACGATGCACAGGGGAGGATGCTGATAAACTTTTTGGTCTCTTGCCCTCGGGGtgtttattttctctcttctgtTGATGCAACTGATATCATAGAAGATGCAGTTCATCTCTTCAAGTTGTTAGACAAAGCAGTGGACGAG GTGATTACTAGGAACACTTTGAGCTTCAGGAATGCTGGAAAGATGCTTGAAGAGAAAAggagaaatttattttggacACCTTGTGCCGTCTATTGTATTGATAGAATGCTTGAGGATTTTGTGAATATAAAATGGGTGGGAGAATGCGTAGATAAAGCAAAAAAAGTGACAAGGTTTATTTATAACAACACCTGgttgttgaattttatgaagaaaGAATTTACCAAGGGACAGGAACTTCTTCAGCCTGCTGTTACAAAATTTGGCACTAACTTTTTCACTTTACAGAGTTTGTTGGACCAGAGGGTTGGTCTTAAGAGAATGTTCCAATCGAATAGATGGCTTTCATCCCGCTTTTCCAAATCAGATGAAGGAAAAGAGGTTGAAAAAATTGTCTTAAATGTCTCATTTTGGAAGAAAATGCAGTATGTGAAGAAATCCTTTGAACCAGTTGCTGAAGTTCTTCAAAGGATAGGTAGTGACAAAATCCGATCATTGCCGTTTATATATAATGACATCTGTAGAACAAAGCTTGCAATTAAAGCCATTCATGGTGACGATGTTCGTAAATATGGACCTTTCTGGAGTGTGATTGAAAGTAATTGGAGTCCATTGTTCCATCATCCTCTTTATGTTGCTGCATACTTTCTCAATCCATCCTATCGTTACCGCCCAGATTTTTTGATG AATCCTGAAGTAATTCGTGGTCTAAATGGGTGTATTGTTCGGTTGGAGGCAGACAATGGGAAAAAGATTGCTGCATCCATGCAG ATACCTGATTTTGTGTCTGCAAAAGCTGATTTTGGAACTGATCTGGCCATAAGTACTAGAAGCGAACTTGATCCAG CCTCATGGTGGCAACAACATGGGATAAGTTGCTTAGAGCTGCAACGAATTGCCATACGCATACTGAGCCAGACATGTTCATCAATCGGGTGTGAGCATAACTGGAGTGCTTTTGATCAGGTTCACATCAAAAGACACAACTGTTTGTCTCGGAAGAGATTGAATGACCAGACCTATGTTCACTACAACTTGAGACTGAGAGAACGCCAACTAGGAAGGAAGCCGGATGAGTTGGTTTCCTTTGACAGTGCCATGCTAGAAAGTGTATTAGATGACTGGCTTGTGGAGACAGAGAAGTTAGCCATGCATGAAGATGAG GAGATCATCTATACTGAGGTGGAACAATTTTGCGGAGATGATATGGATGAACATGAGAGTGAAGAAAAGAGACCTGCAGAAATGGTCACAATAGCTGGTTTTATTGAACCTTTGGATGTTATCCCTTCTGCTGGAGGTGTTACTACCGATGATGATGGTCTCGATTTTCTTGATGATGATTTGACGGATTAG
- the LOC105764015 gene encoding uncharacterized protein LOC105764015 isoform X1 — MVEEMAPLRSIGYVDPGWEHGTAQDERKKKVKCNYCGKVVSGGIFRLKQHLARLSGEVTHCEKVPEEVCLNMRKNLEGCRSGRKRRQLDYEQAALSIQSNEYSDGEDASASYKHKGKKVMGDKNLVIKFTPLRSLGYVDPGWEHCVAQDEKKRRVKCNYCEKIISGGINRFKQHLARIPGEVAYCEKAPEEVYLKIKENMKWHRTGRRHRKPDTKEISTFYMHSDNEDEGGEEEGYLQCISKDILAIDDKVSDNDIRNNVRGRSPGSSGNGAEPLLKKSRLDSVFLKSLKSQTSAHYKQPRARTGFEKKTHREVISAICKFFYHAGIPSNAANSPYFHKMLELVGQYGQGLQGPSSRLISGRLLQEEIANIKEYLVELKTSWAITGCSVMADSWNDAQGRMLINFLVSCPRGVYFLSSVDATDIIEDAVHLFKLLDKAVDEVGEEYVVQVITRNTLSFRNAGKMLEEKRRNLFWTPCAVYCIDRMLEDFVNIKWVGECVDKAKKVTRFIYNNTWLLNFMKKEFTKGQELLQPAVTKFGTNFFTLQSLLDQRVGLKRMFQSNRWLSSRFSKSDEGKEVEKIVLNVSFWKKMQYVKKSFEPVAEVLQRIGSDKIRSLPFIYNDICRTKLAIKAIHGDDVRKYGPFWSVIESNWSPLFHHPLYVAAYFLNPSYRYRPDFLMNPEVIRGLNGCIVRLEADNGKKIAASMQIPDFVSAKADFGTDLAISTRSELDPASWWQQHGISCLELQRIAIRILSQTCSSIGCEHNWSAFDQVHIKRHNCLSRKRLNDQTYVHYNLRLRERQLGRKPDELVSFDSAMLESVLDDWLVETEKLAMHEDEEIIYTEVEQFCGDDMDEHESEEKRPAEMVTIAGFIEPLDVIPSAGGVTTDDDGLDFLDDDLTD, encoded by the exons ATGGTTGAAGAGATGGCCCCACTTCGTTCCATAGGATATGTTGATCCTGGGTGGGAGCATGGCACTGCTCAAGatgaaaggaagaagaaggTTAAATGCAACTACTGCGGGAAAGTAGTCAGTGGTGGGATATTTAGATTGAAGCAACATTTAGCCAGATTGTCTGGTGAAGTTACTCATTGTGAAAAGGTTCCCGAAGAAGTATGCTTGAATATGAGAAAAAATCTGGAAGGATGTCGTTCTGGTAGAAAACGGAGGCAATTAGATTATGAGCAAGCTGCTCTAAGTATCCAATCTAATGAGTACAGTGATGGAGAAGATGCTTCTGCAAGTTATAAACACAAAGGCAAGAAAGTGATGGGTGACAAGAACTTGGTTATCAAGTTTACCCCTCTTCGGTCATTAGGATATGTAGACCCAGGATGGGAGCATTGTGTTGCTCAAGatgagaagaagagaagagtaAAATGCAACTattgtgaaaaaataataagtgGGGGCATCAATCGGTTTAAGCAACATCTTGCTAGGATCCCTGGAGAAGTTGCCTACTGCGAGAAGGCACCTGAAGAGGTATatctaaaaatcaaagaaaacatgaaatgGCACCGAACTGGCAGAAGGCATCGGAAACCTGATACCAAGGAGATATCCACGTTCTACATGCACTCAGATAATGAGGATGAAGGTGGAGAGGAGGAGGGGTATTTGCAATGCATAAGCAAGGATATATTGGCTATAGATGATAAAGTTTCTGACAATGATATTAGAAATAATGTCAGAGGTAGATCTCCTGGTAGTAGTGGTAATGGTGCTGAACCACTACTCAAAAAATCAAGACTGGATTCAGTATTTTTGAAGTCTCTGAAAAGCCAGACATCAGCACACTACAAACAACCAAGGGCTAGAACAGGCTTTGAGAAGAAAACTCACAGAGAAGTGATATCTGCCATCTGCAAATTCTTTTACCATGCAGGAATCCCTTCTAATGCAGCTAACTCTCCATATTTCCATAAAATGCTGGAACTGGTTGGTCAGTACGGGCAAGGTTTGCAAGGTCCTTCAAGTCGACTGATATCTGGTCGTCTCCTTCAGGAGGAAATTGCTAATATTAAGGAGTACTTAGTGGAGCTTAAGACATCTTGGGCGATCACTGGTTGTTCTGTTATGGCTGACAGTTGGAACGATGCACAGGGGAGGATGCTGATAAACTTTTTGGTCTCTTGCCCTCGGGGtgtttattttctctcttctgtTGATGCAACTGATATCATAGAAGATGCAGTTCATCTCTTCAAGTTGTTAGACAAAGCAGTGGACGAGGTTGGTGAGGAATATGTAGTCCAG GTGATTACTAGGAACACTTTGAGCTTCAGGAATGCTGGAAAGATGCTTGAAGAGAAAAggagaaatttattttggacACCTTGTGCCGTCTATTGTATTGATAGAATGCTTGAGGATTTTGTGAATATAAAATGGGTGGGAGAATGCGTAGATAAAGCAAAAAAAGTGACAAGGTTTATTTATAACAACACCTGgttgttgaattttatgaagaaaGAATTTACCAAGGGACAGGAACTTCTTCAGCCTGCTGTTACAAAATTTGGCACTAACTTTTTCACTTTACAGAGTTTGTTGGACCAGAGGGTTGGTCTTAAGAGAATGTTCCAATCGAATAGATGGCTTTCATCCCGCTTTTCCAAATCAGATGAAGGAAAAGAGGTTGAAAAAATTGTCTTAAATGTCTCATTTTGGAAGAAAATGCAGTATGTGAAGAAATCCTTTGAACCAGTTGCTGAAGTTCTTCAAAGGATAGGTAGTGACAAAATCCGATCATTGCCGTTTATATATAATGACATCTGTAGAACAAAGCTTGCAATTAAAGCCATTCATGGTGACGATGTTCGTAAATATGGACCTTTCTGGAGTGTGATTGAAAGTAATTGGAGTCCATTGTTCCATCATCCTCTTTATGTTGCTGCATACTTTCTCAATCCATCCTATCGTTACCGCCCAGATTTTTTGATG AATCCTGAAGTAATTCGTGGTCTAAATGGGTGTATTGTTCGGTTGGAGGCAGACAATGGGAAAAAGATTGCTGCATCCATGCAG ATACCTGATTTTGTGTCTGCAAAAGCTGATTTTGGAACTGATCTGGCCATAAGTACTAGAAGCGAACTTGATCCAG CCTCATGGTGGCAACAACATGGGATAAGTTGCTTAGAGCTGCAACGAATTGCCATACGCATACTGAGCCAGACATGTTCATCAATCGGGTGTGAGCATAACTGGAGTGCTTTTGATCAGGTTCACATCAAAAGACACAACTGTTTGTCTCGGAAGAGATTGAATGACCAGACCTATGTTCACTACAACTTGAGACTGAGAGAACGCCAACTAGGAAGGAAGCCGGATGAGTTGGTTTCCTTTGACAGTGCCATGCTAGAAAGTGTATTAGATGACTGGCTTGTGGAGACAGAGAAGTTAGCCATGCATGAAGATGAG GAGATCATCTATACTGAGGTGGAACAATTTTGCGGAGATGATATGGATGAACATGAGAGTGAAGAAAAGAGACCTGCAGAAATGGTCACAATAGCTGGTTTTATTGAACCTTTGGATGTTATCCCTTCTGCTGGAGGTGTTACTACCGATGATGATGGTCTCGATTTTCTTGATGATGATTTGACGGATTAG
- the LOC105784840 gene encoding uncharacterized protein LOC105784840: MRKYLLVIFVGVNLLVGGVNGRFYKDAEREIDTNGMSAVGDPGMRRNGLRVAFEAWNFCNEVAHEAPGMGSPRAADCFDVSNSTLLHKVSEADNKLGIGRTFKGLSTEAMHRPDLYAVEKELYLGSLCEVSDSSKPWQFWMVMLKNGNFDTKAGLCPENGKPKPPFTTTKNFPCFGEGCMNQPTLNHRPTQLLGDGTMRGWFNGTYDLDVDIGKGLTNLSFYEVIWEKKLGSGSWVFKHRLKTSMKYPWLMLYLRADATKGFSGGYHYETRGMLHTLPRSNFKVKFSLEIKKGGGPKSQFYLIDMGSCWKNNGEPCDGDVLTDVTRYSEMIINPDVPAWCSPTALVNCPPYHITPNNTKILRNDTANFPYGAYHYYCAPGNAQHLEQPVSLCDPYSNPQAQEIVQLLPHPIWGEYGYPTEKGQGWIGDPRTWVLDTGGLASRLYFYQDPNTPPAERRWTSIDMGTEIFVSDKDEEAEWILSDLDVILL; this comes from the exons ATGAGGAAGTATTTGTTAGTGATATTTGTAGGTGTAAATTTGCTTGTAGGTGGAGTTAATGGTAGATTTTATAAGGATGCAGAGAGGGAAATAGATACAAATGGAATGTCGGCAGTGGGTGATCCAGGAATGAGAAGAAATGGTTTGAGGGTAGCTTTTGAAGCTTGGAACTTCTGCAATGAAGTTGCCCATGAAGCTCCTGGCATGGGGAGTCCGAGAGCTGCTGATTGTTTTGACGTTTCAA ATTCAACCCTGTTACACAAGGTATCTGAGGCAGATAACAAGCTTGGAATAGGCAGAACATTTAAAGGATTATCTACAGAAGCAATGCATCGGCCAGATCTTTATGCAGTTGAGAAGGAGTTGTATTTGGGTTCTTTATGCGAAGTTTCAGACAGTTCAAAGCCATGGCAATTTTGGATGGTTATGTTGAAAAATGGAAACTTTGATACAAAGGCCGGTTTGTGTCCTGAAAATGGGAAACCCAAACCTCCTTTTACTACTACAAAGAACTTCCCTTGCTTTGGAGAAGGGTGCATGAATCAACCCACTTTGAACCATCGGCCTACACAACTGTTAGGTGATGGTACAATGAGGGGATGGTTCAATGGAACttatgatttggatgttgatATTGGGAAAGGTCTTACAAATTTATCCTTTTATGAAGTGATTTGGGAGAAAAAGCTTGGTTCTGGAAGTTGGGTATTTAAGCATAGGCTCAAGACTTCAATGAAATATCCATGGTTGATGCTTTACCTTAGAGCTGATGCAACCAAAGGATTCTCTGGTGGATACCATTATGAAACAAGAGGAATGCTCCACACT CTCCCAAGATCTAATTTTAAAGTCAAGTTCtcattagaaataaaaaaaggaggTGGACCCAAGAGCCAATTCTACCTCATCGACATGGGTAGTTGTTGGAAGAACAATGGTGAGCCTTGTGATGGTGATGTGCTGACGGATGTTACAAGATATAGTGAGATGATCATCAACCCTGATGTACCAGCTTGGTGTAGTCCCACAGCATTGGTGAATTGCCCACCATACCATATTACTCCTAACAACACAAAGATTTTAAGGAATGACACAGCCAATTTCCCATATGGAGCTTACCACTACTATTGTGCTCCTGGCAATGCTCAGCACTTGGAGCAACCTGTTAGTCTTTGCGATCCATACAGCAATCCTCAAGCACAAGAGATTGTTCAATTGTTGCCTCACCCTATATGGGGTGAATATGGCTACCCAACTGAAAAGGGTCAAGGTTGGATTGGGGATCCAAGAACATGGGTGCTTGACACTGGTGGCCTAGCTAGTAGACTTTACTTCTATCAG GATCCGAATACCCCTCCAGCTGAAAGAAGATGGACATCTATTGATATGGGCACTGAAATTTTTGTTAGTGACAAAGATGAAGAGGCAGAATGGATCCTTAGTGACTTAGATGTTATTCTcttatga